One genomic window of Paraburkholderia phytofirmans PsJN includes the following:
- a CDS encoding LysR substrate-binding domain-containing protein, whose protein sequence is MRRLPPLNALQIFETVARHRSFTRAADHLCLTQGAVSRQIIALEDYYKFPLFKRHAKGLTLTAEGELLLPAVKESFARIEEISLRLTRQRTDLALKVPTCVMRWMLPKIMRFQAEYPELHVQITTTWQHDVDFQLEPFDAAIIYGSSPGAGVQAVPLFEERLTPVCAPDLLKDKPLAEVADLARHTLLHPTRDHRDWKMWLAKVTEIDAANAAAIDAEHGPSFDTLDMATNAALQGFGVAISDLALIDEDVAAKRLVRPFDTVLKTGWRYYFVYPDSVAHQQKLNLFRDWIAAHWEE, encoded by the coding sequence ATGCGACGCCTACCGCCGCTCAATGCTTTGCAGATTTTCGAAACCGTGGCGCGGCATCGCAGTTTCACGCGTGCCGCCGATCATTTATGCCTGACGCAGGGCGCGGTCAGCCGGCAAATCATCGCGCTCGAGGATTACTACAAGTTTCCGCTCTTCAAGCGCCATGCGAAAGGCCTGACGCTCACCGCCGAAGGCGAATTGTTGCTGCCGGCCGTGAAGGAGAGCTTCGCGCGCATCGAGGAAATTTCGCTACGTCTCACGCGGCAGCGCACCGATCTCGCGTTGAAAGTGCCGACCTGTGTGATGCGCTGGATGTTGCCGAAGATCATGCGCTTTCAGGCCGAGTATCCCGAACTGCACGTGCAGATCACGACCACGTGGCAGCACGACGTCGATTTCCAGCTCGAACCGTTCGACGCCGCGATCATCTACGGTTCGTCGCCGGGGGCGGGCGTGCAGGCAGTGCCGTTGTTCGAGGAGCGTCTGACGCCCGTGTGCGCACCCGATCTTTTGAAGGACAAGCCGCTCGCCGAAGTGGCCGACCTCGCGCGTCATACGCTGCTGCACCCCACGCGAGATCATCGCGACTGGAAGATGTGGCTCGCCAAGGTGACCGAGATCGATGCCGCGAACGCTGCGGCGATCGACGCCGAACACGGCCCGAGCTTCGATACGCTGGATATGGCGACCAATGCTGCGCTACAGGGCTTCGGTGTCGCGATCAGCGACCTCGCGCTGATCGACGAGGACGTGGCGGCAAAGCGTCTCGTGCGCCCGTTCGATACGGTGCTCAAGACCGGTTGGCGCTATTACTTCGTTTATCCGGACTCGGTCGCGCATCAGCAGAAGCTGAATCTGTTCCGCGACTGGATTGCGGCGCACTGGGAAGAGTAG